The Gammaproteobacteria bacterium genome has a segment encoding these proteins:
- a CDS encoding serine/threonine-protein kinase has translation MEQTSHRNALPLGYELHWYRIEGILGQGAFGITYLCHDINLDRHVAIKEYLPAQFAMRETDETVHPLSEEHAEQFRWGLDRFISEARTLTKFEHPNIVRVINVFEANNTAYMVMSYEVGKSLKDFLVSQGTLEEAELIKILLPILSGLEEVHEAGFIHRDIKPGNIFIRGDGSPVLLDFGSARQALQQQSRTLTNIATPGYAPIEQYAGKSEMEGPWTDIYGLGATLYRAVTGVTPADAVERSAGITQNAADEYKASIEMAAGRYSDRFLRAIDHALAFKSQDRPSSVREWREEFGVTRTGPTRPRKKMVKWGLHKGLIVALLFLLVIFVGLFIIASMPEQHVGPEVSDIDEPAQTVEQAVMVGPRETEPGVSTEAPGVPEAAQPVVSSQNAERIDKLLKGAETDFKAWRLSSPKGKNALDKYYEVLALDPNNQDAKDGIEAIVNRYVHLVYRDLDANKIEQARYYLRKASRLAPDADNVQRATKAWLAKREQAQTYSSKKRLKEFRERFSRSKTGQQESADSGIRGEEFKERIGGETDR, from the coding sequence ATGGAGCAAACATCGCACCGCAATGCACTCCCATTGGGCTACGAACTGCACTGGTACCGGATAGAAGGGATCCTGGGACAGGGTGCATTTGGGATCACCTACCTCTGTCACGACATCAACCTCGATCGGCATGTGGCAATCAAAGAATATCTACCGGCCCAGTTCGCAATGCGTGAGACGGATGAAACAGTCCACCCGCTTTCTGAGGAGCATGCAGAACAGTTCAGGTGGGGACTTGACCGCTTTATCAGTGAGGCGCGCACGCTCACGAAGTTCGAGCATCCGAACATTGTGCGGGTTATAAATGTTTTTGAGGCGAATAATACGGCCTATATGGTGATGAGCTATGAAGTCGGTAAGAGCCTAAAAGATTTTCTGGTTAGCCAAGGGACATTGGAAGAGGCAGAACTCATCAAGATCCTTCTGCCCATTCTTAGCGGCCTAGAAGAGGTCCATGAGGCAGGCTTTATTCACCGGGATATCAAACCCGGCAACATTTTTATTCGCGGCGATGGGAGCCCGGTCCTGCTGGATTTTGGCTCCGCACGCCAAGCCCTGCAGCAACAATCACGCACGCTGACAAACATTGCCACACCTGGCTACGCCCCCATCGAGCAATACGCCGGTAAGAGCGAGATGGAGGGCCCTTGGACCGATATCTACGGGCTCGGAGCGACGCTGTATCGGGCGGTTACGGGAGTGACGCCGGCGGACGCGGTCGAACGAAGCGCAGGAATCACACAAAACGCTGCAGATGAATACAAGGCGAGCATTGAAATGGCCGCTGGAAGGTATTCTGATCGCTTTCTGCGCGCCATAGATCATGCACTGGCGTTCAAGTCCCAAGACCGTCCGAGCTCAGTGCGTGAGTGGCGGGAAGAGTTTGGCGTAACAAGAACGGGCCCAACGCGCCCACGCAAGAAGATGGTCAAATGGGGGCTTCACAAGGGCCTTATCGTTGCCCTTTTGTTTCTGCTCGTTATCTTCGTTGGTCTCTTTATCATTGCATCGATGCCTGAACAGCATGTTGGCCCGGAGGTTTCTGACATTGATGAACCCGCCCAGACCGTTGAGCAGGCGGTGATGGTCGGGCCGCGGGAAACCGAGCCGGGGGTCTCCACCGAAGCGCCGGGTGTTCCCGAAGCAGCACAGCCCGTTGTGTCCTCACAGAATGCCGAGCGCATCGACAAACTCTTGAAAGGCGCCGAGACAGATTTCAAGGCATGGCGACTTTCCAGTCCTAAGGGGAAAAATGCGCTGGATAAGTACTATGAAGTATTAGCGCTTGACCCGAATAACCAGGATGCGAAAGATGGTATCGAAGCGATCGTCAATCGGTATGTTCATCTTGTCTACCGCGATCTCGATGCTAACAAAATTGAACAGGCGAGATACTATTTGCGGAAAGCCTCGCGCCTAGCACCGGATGCGGATAACGTTCAACGTGCAACAAAGGCGTGGCTTGCAAAACGCGAACAAGCTCAGACATATTCTTCGAAAAAACGTCTTAAGGAGTTTAGGGAGCGATTTTCACGCTCAAAAACGGGGCAGCAAGAATCAGCTGATTCGGGCATACGGGGAGAAGAATTCAAGGAACGCATAGGTGGTGAAACGGATCGATGA